A single Triticum dicoccoides isolate Atlit2015 ecotype Zavitan chromosome 2A, WEW_v2.0, whole genome shotgun sequence DNA region contains:
- the LOC119352179 gene encoding putative serine/threonine-protein kinase-like protein CCR3, translating into MAATTVAGLATVAQLALYVHGLVTKITSAAETARQNKLECQNLARRVSVIGDLLVQLQDPGVAQPLAGLGDTLQEAHDLVVACQKWSARRKFLYADDQAERFREVNRRIDSHLILIPLLSHISIARRLDQIIPPNPTSVLLPVAPTMPAMVQYVSSTYVPVEFASSEIVFLTGNFGHVLSEDVSATVYKGRLHDGLEVAVKSLKNHGQQRHEQEGAFVAELETICHLRHDHVVPLVGWCAEDDDRMFVYQYQHTSNGTLRDHLMQGGSGGSVSPVTSSWKARVQALLGASMAVDHLHRAAGPRIIHRNVSSSSILLDESWAARVSGFGAAVLQEPTTGGQLVGEVAGLFGYIDPEYRRTRLVSTASDVYSFGVVMLEVLTGRPPSWEEGKDPQTLAGFAAPIIEGGNLGSVLDCRPSPVQMEALNLVAYTAARCLWPQPQDRPAMSNVVTNLEAALGLIDSSEPKRH; encoded by the exons ATGGCGGCCACCACGGTGGCGGGTTTGGCGACGGTGGCCCAGCTGGCTTTGTACGTCCACGGGCTGGTCACGAAGATCACCAGCGCGGCGGAGACAGCCCGGCAGAACAAGCTGGAGTGCCAGAACCTGGCGCGCCGCGTATCCGTGATCGGCGACCTGCTGGTGCAGCTGCAGGACCCGGGGGTGGCGCAACCGCTGGCCGGGCTGGGCGACACGCTCCAGGAGGCGCACGATCTCGTCGTCGCTTGCCAGAAATGGAGCGCCCGCCGGAAGTTCTTGTACGCCGACGACCAGGCTGAGAGGTTCAGGGAAGTCAACCGCAGGATCGACTCCCACCTCATCCTCATCCCCTTGCTCAGCCACATCTCCATTGCCCGCCGCCTCGATCAAATCATTCCGCCGAATCCCACCAGCGTTCTTCTACCGGTGGCACCAACAATG CCTGCGATGGTCCAGTACGTGAGCTCAACGTATGTACCTGTGGAGTTCGCGTCGTCGGAGATCGTGTTCTTGACCGGAAACTTCGGCCATGTGCTCAGCGAGGACGTCTCCGCAACGGTGTACAAGGGTCGGCTTCACGACGGCCTGGAGGTGGCGGTGAAGAGCCTGAAGAATCACGGGCAGCAACGCCACGAACAAGAGGGCGCGTTCGTGGCGGAGCTCGAGACCATCTGCCACCTCCGTCACGACCACGTCGTGCCCCTCGTGGGCTGGTGCGCGGAGGACGACGACCGCATGTTCGTCTACCAGTACCAGCACACGAGCAACGGCACGCTCAGGGACCACCTGATGCAGGGCGGAAGCGGCGGCTCTGTGTCGCCGGTGACGTCGTCGTGGAAGGCGCGTGTCCAggcgctgctgggcgcgtcgatggCCGTCGACCACCTGCACCGCGCCGCCGGGCCACGGATCATCCACCGCAACGTCAGCTCGTCCAGCATCCTTCTGGACGAGAGCTGGGCGGCCCGCGTGTCCGGCTTCGGCGCGGCGGTTTTGCAAGAGCCGACGACAGGCGGCCAGCTCGTCGGGGAGGTCGCCGGCTTGTTCGGGTACATCGATCCGGAATACCGCCGCACGCGGCTTGTGAGTACGGCGAGCGACGTGTACAGcttcggcgtggtgatgctggaggTGCTGACCGGGAGGCCGCCTAGCTGGGAGGAGGGGAAGGACCCACAGACCTTGGCCGGCTTTGCTGCCCCGATCATAGAGGGTGGGAACCTGGGGTCTGTGCTGGACTGCCGCCCGTCGCCGGTGCAGATGGAGGCGCTGAATCTCGTGGCGTACACGGCAGCACGTTGTTTGTGGCCACAGCCACAGGACCGGCCCGCCATGTCAAACGTGGTGACCAACCTCGAGGCAGCGCTCGGGCTCATCGACAGCAGTGAGCCTAAGCGACACTAA
- the LOC119358262 gene encoding uncharacterized protein LOC119358262 — protein MGGDGQTAAAASSSPIGAQHLSEPRRLRRSARPRSPVWLLSQARRGVVALRHGEGEQPTVLKAVRGGCKSRRRLQIEGQCAAALSPSHPLSLERKLRTYWRCPVRGVVLSQRRGEEGEGDGESTEKRHREQIRPSAARKATPPSTSVPSPRFRHSILMQLRCIRWCRTNNIKAIFSTKPSMHRLVNYQVVFVYQFICC, from the exons ATGGGAGGAGACGGGCAGACGGCGGCAGCGGCGTCCTCCTCGCCCATCGGCGCGCAACACCTGTCAGAGCCCCGTCGGCTCCGTCGATCTGCCAGACCTAGGTCGCCGGTGTGGCTGCTGTCTCAAGCGAGAAGAGGAGTGGTCGCGTTAAGACACGGGGAGGGGGAGCAGCCAACCGTGCTCAAGGCCGTCCGTGGCGGCTGCAAATCGAGGCGGCGGCTACAAATTGAAGGTCAGTGCGCGGCGGCCCTCTCTCCTTCTCATCCCCTCTCGCTCGAGAGAAAGTTGCGGACATATTGGCGGTGTCCTGTCCGCGGGGTCGTCCTCAGCCAGAGAaggggagaggagggagagggagatggtgaGTCCACGGAGAAGCGCCACCGGGAGCAGATCCGGCCATCGGCGGCAAGAAAGGCCACGCCCCCCTCTACCTCCGTACCGTCACCCAG GTTCAGGCATAGCATACTGATGCAATTGAGGTGCATCCGCTGGTGCCGAACAAACAACATAAAAGCCATCTTCAGCACCAAACCATCTATGCATCGATTGGTTAATTATCAAGTGGTCTTTGTCTATCAGTTTATTTGTTGTTAG